The Sulfurihydrogenibium azorense Az-Fu1 genome contains the following window.
ATATCTTTATACCACTTCTTTTTTTTGTTCTTAAAACTGCGTCTACAAAGTCCGATACACCGTGAGCTCTGTTTATGTTTCTAAGGGTTCTAAAATGGGCTGTCTGTAAACCATACTCCACCCACACTTCTGGCTTTTCAACTGTGTAAGATGCTATTAAATCTAACACTTCTTCCGGTACACAGTCAGGTCTAGTTCCAATAGACATACCTATAACTTCCGGATAACTCATAGCTTGGTCGTAAACTTCTTTCAGTTTTTCAACTGGGGCATAAGTATTTGTAAAAGCTTGAAAGTACGCTAAAAATCCTTTTACGTTTTTAAACTTATTTTTATAAAATTCCATACTTTTTTCTATCTGATCTTTTACGGTTTGTTTTGTCATTGCATAAGGGCTAAAAGATTGGTTATTACAAAATGTACAGCCTCCAGCTGCTTTACTTCCATCTCTGTTTGGACATGTAAAACCTGCGTCTATTGCTATTTTTTGTACCCTTCCACCGTACTTTTCTTTTAAATAATCGTTAAACTTTCTGTAGTACATTCTTTACCTCTTTTTAATTAACTTCCTGATATAATAATATCTCTAAATTATTTTTTCAAGGAGGAAAACTTTAAATGTATAAAGTTTTAGTTACAGATGATATATCTCCTAAAGGATTAGAAATCCTCAACAACGATGAAATGATAGACCTTGATTACCAACCCGAAATAAAGTTTAACGAACTTTTAGAGATAGTTAAAGACTACG
Protein-coding sequences here:
- a CDS encoding TIGR01212 family radical SAM protein (This family includes YhcC from E. coli K-12, an uncharacterized radical SAM protein.), producing the protein MYYRKFNDYLKEKYGGRVQKIAIDAGFTCPNRDGSKAAGGCTFCNNQSFSPYAMTKQTVKDQIEKSMEFYKNKFKNVKGFLAYFQAFTNTYAPVEKLKEVYDQAMSYPEVIGMSIGTRPDCVPEEVLDLIASYTVEKPEVWVEYGLQTAHFRTLRNINRAHGVSDFVDAVLRTKKRSGIKICAHVILGLPGEDYEDMMETAKLIAALPIDGIKIHPLHIVKHTAMEKQYYKGEIKELDLKEYAKLAVDFLSHLPKDIIVHRITGEASEDELIAPYWCSPKYKMEVLKAIEEEFKLRNATKNLKVLV